TTGATCTAGCCATGAAGTTGGAAGAAATCGCACTATCCGACGATTACTTCATCCAGCGCAAGCTCTACCCGAACGTGGACTTCTACACTGGATTGATCTACCGCGCGATGGGCTTCCCAACCGACTTCTTTACCGTACTGTTCGCCATCGGTCGGTTGCCAGGCTGGATCGCACAGTACCGCGAGCAGCTGGCAACAACCACCAAGATCAACCGACCTCGGCAGATCTACACCGGTGAAACCCTGCGCAAGGTGACCCCTCGTTCCGAGCGGGCATAATAGGGTCAAAAACCACCCGACTCACGGCAGGCCAATTGTGATCCGGAAGCATAATTGAGCTGCAAAATGGAGCCGGTTACGCAAACACCCACTACAATAGGACGGGAGTTTTCGTAGCCGGCTCTTGTCGGTTGCCTTATTCTTTCTCACAGTCCAAAGGAGATTCATCACCCATGGAGAAGCCAGTTATTGAAAAACCAACCGGCCCAGCCCCAGAGGATCTAGTAATCACTGACCTCATTGAAGGCGATGGCCCGGAGGCAATGCCGAATGGCCTGGTGGAAGTCCACTACGTAGGTGTTGACTTTGAAACCGGCCAAGAGTTCGATTCCTCCTGGGATCGCGGCCAAACAATTGAATTCCCGCTTGCCAACCTTATTGCTGGGTGGCAAGAAGGCATCCCTGGCATGAAAGTGGGTGGGCGTCGTCAGTTAATCATCCCACCAGAGGCAGCCTATGGTCCAGAAGGCGTAAACCATCCGCTCGCTGGGCACACCTTGGTTTTCGTTATCGATTTGATCAGCGTCGGTTAAAGCGCAACACTACCGGTTGGGTACCAAAAATAATTTCGGTACCCAACCGGATTTTTCTTAGCCTAATCCCTAATCGGCTATTAACGCGTCGGCAAGCCGCTCATAATGCCGGAAGCGTTGTTCCCGACCTACCCGCTTGGGATTATTCTCCAATTCCCACAACGCGTGGGTTATGTGTTCGATTACCCGTTGAATGAATTCCATTGGCTCATCTGCAGCATCCGGGGCTTCGGGAATAATGTCGTCAATAATTCCCGATTCCAACAGCGCCTGTGCGGACACTCCTTGGTCCTGCATCATCTGTGGTGCATGGGTGGTGTCGCGGTAAATGATGGCCGAAGCGCCTTCTGGTGGCAGCGGTGAGAGCCAACCATTCGCGGCAGCTAAAACCTTATCGGCAGGCAACATCGCTAACGCCCCACCCCCACAGCCTTGGCCGAGAATAACGGAAACGGTGGGCACATCGACGTCGACAAGCTCGCCGAGGGTGCGGGCAATTGAGCCAGCCATCCCAGCCTCCTCAGCTGCCTGCGATAATTCGGCGCCTGTGGTATCAATGATCGAAATTAGCGGGATTTGAAGCTGATGGGCCAACGCTATCCCGCGCCGGGCAAATCTCAAGGCGGCGGGACCCATTTCCGTTTCCGCCAGTGGTGGCTGATTGTGGCGGTCTTGTCCGATTATGACAACTGGTCTGCCACCAATACGGGTTAAAACCACCTTTATCGTTGGGGAAGTACGCCCATCTCCAGTGCCAGATAACGCGATAACCTGTTCCGCTCCTAATGCGGTAAGAAGTTGCTGCAAGCCAGGGCGATCGTGGCGTCGAGTAGCAGTGATCGCATCCCAAGCGCGTAGCGGCAGCGCAGCGGAAACTGGGACATGAACTGTGGGCTCCGCAATCGCCGGAGGCGATAACAAAACGTTGTTGATTTTTTGCATTGAGCTTCGTAACTGTTGCGGCGATATTACTCCATCAATGACACCCTTGGCGGCCAAATTTTCACCGGTCTGAACGCCATCTGGAATTGGGCGACCAGTTGTTAATTCAACCACGCGGGGACCAAGAAAACCCAACAAAGCATTGGGTTCGGCGAAGGTAAAGTGACCAGCAGAGCCCCACGACGCCATGACTCCGCCAGTGGTGGGGTTACGTAGATACACCAAAAACGGCAAGTGAGCATCTTTATGTCGATATACCGCAGTGGTAATCGACACCATAAGCGCAAACGCCGGTGTACCCTCCTGCATGCGGGTGCCGCCCGAAGACGGTGAGATAAGTAACGGGAGCTTTTCTTCCGTAGCACGGTGTATCGCATCGATAATACGACGCGCGGTTGCTGCTCCAATGGATCCACCCAAGAACGCGAACTCACTGAGAACGAAAGCAACCCGCGTGCCAAAGACGGTTCCTTCACCAGTGACTACTGCTTCGTCAACGCCGGATTTCTCACGTGCCTTTGCCAAGGCTGCCAGGTAATCTTCGGAGATGTTTCCGTAATGAGGCGGTTTATCCCAGGATATAAAAGAATCGGCGTCAAGGATTTCGGAAATAAGTTGTTGGGCGGAAATGCGTGTCATGGGGTACAGATTAACCCTTTGGCACCCCCTATTGTGGAAATATTTGGAAAAGAATTGGCTTGACTGCGCTCCTGCTTACTTAAAAAGGGGTACAAACGTGGGTATGGCAGTTAAAAACATTCCAAGTTTTACGCTTAACGACGGCACCGAGATGCCAGCAATTGGATTCGGCACCTGGAAAATAACCGGGCCGGAGGCGGTGGGCATTGTGCGCAGTGCTATTGAATTGGGTTACCGTCATATCGACACAGCGGCGATTTATGGCAATGAAGTGGAGGTAGGCAAGGCGATCAACGATGCCATTGCTGCAGGTGATGTCACTCGGGACGAATTATTCATCACGTCTAAACTGTGGCACGATCATCATGGTGAGGGGTTGGTACAAACCGCTTTTCAAAAGTCGCTCGCCGATCTTGGGCTCGATTATCTTGATTGCTATATGGTGCATTGGCCATGGCCACAGGGTGGGAAATATGTGGAAAGTTTCGCTGCCATAGCCAAGATTCAGGGATTGGGGCAATTGCAATCTGTGGCGGTGGCGAATTTCAACGCCGAACAATTGTCGGATATTCACCGGGAAACGGGGGTAGTGCCGGTGCTTAATCAAATTGAACTGCACCCAGGTTTTTCCCAAGCACAGATGCGTTCCGCGCATGAAGAGTTGGGAATTATCACCGAAGCGTGGTCGCCACTAGCCCGCGGTGATGTGCTTGAAAATCCGGTGATCGTGGAGATAGCTCACCACCGTGGAAAAACTCCGGGTCAAGTGGTGTTACGGTGGCTGTATCAGTTAGGGGTCTCGACAGTTCCGAAGTCCGCAAACCCTGATCGACAAGCAGAGAACCTGGCACTATTCGATTGGGAATTAGGAGAAGAAGAAATTGCAGCTTTAACGGCGTTGGATGAAAGTGATATCGCAGGTCGTATGTATGCAGATCCCGCTGAATTCCCAGGTGAACTAGGCTAAGGGCGGGTATATAAGCTGGAAATTCCCTGTGACCGTCTACGGCTTTGAGCCCGGATTCCAGGGTTGTAACAGCAGGCGGTTACGAAACGCGGACTGCGGTTAGTGAATGTTCTCCATCAGGGGCGTTAGTTATTAGAAAAAATGGAAGGCAGTGTCATCGTGACGGAACCGGGAAATAACGAAGAATTACTGGTAGAAACAACGGGGAGGGTCCGAGTTATCACTCTTAACCGGCCGGAAAAACGAAATGCGTTAAATGCGGATATTTGTCGCAAAATTGCGGTAGTTGTCCATGAGGCAGCCCACGGATCGTCAGATACCTCCCGCGCTATCTTAATTCGGGGAAACGGTAAAGCCTTTTGCGCGGGTGCTGATCTTGGCCCCACTGATGCACAAGCGGAAGCAACTGGAGGTGTCTATGGTGGCGGTTTCCATGAGGCATTGCATACCATGTTGCGCGCTATTGTGAATTCGCCAATTCCTGTTATCGCTGATATTCAAGGTCCGGCTGTTGGTGCAGGTACGCAATTATCACTGGCCTGCGATCTTCGGGTAGCAGGTGTATCCGCGTGGTTTGGTGTTCCCGCCGCCGCGCTGGGATTCGCGTTAGATTCGTGGACGATTAATCGTGCGAAGGACTTGTTGGGAGGTTCGGTTGCTCGCAATATGCTTATCGCACATCAACGAGTAACCGCCGATCAAGCGGCTGTGGTCGGATTTGTAACGAAGATTGGTGACAGTCAAACTGCGTTGAGTTTTGCTGAGGAGGTGGCATCGTTGGCACCGCTAGCTATGAAGCAATTAAAGGGAGTGCTCAATGAACGCGATGGCAGCTACAACTTAGACGCGCAGCAACAGGAGCTTTACGACGCCTGCTGGGCTAGTGAGGACGCGGCAGAAGCTAAGGTCGCGCGTCGTGAGAAACGGGCACCCATATTTCGTGGTCGATGATGTCGCACATCTAGGTTGCGAATTTGCAAAATTAGCAACCTAGATTGTGAATGGTGCCTTTGCAAAATTAACAAAGGGTTTTGTGGGGAGGGGATGGGGGTGGAGCAGCGGCGATAAAAAGACGAGTACATGGCGATTGTTGGGGGTGAGCTAGTGGTTGTAAATGACCTAAATCACTATTTTAGTTCTCCATTGCAAAGTGAGTTAGGTAACTTTTTCTGTGTGACGCAGCCAACCTAACAGATTTTTCTGTGGGGCGTTTTCACCAATGCCTCAACCAATCGTTGCGCTGAGTTGCCAGTTTCTTCATGTCATTCCTCTTAGCGATGAATGCACACTTCTTTGGGGTTTTCCCCGGTTTTGAGAAAGCGAGTTTTTTATGAGTGCTGCTCAAGCACCGCAGCGGCGTCAGCCCACTGCACAAGAATTTCGCGATATGCAAGCGAGCCCGCAGTTTGTCGAGCTCAAGCGAACATATCGTTCCTTTACCTTCCCAATGTCAGTAGCCTTTTTCGTATGGTATGTGGCTTATGTAATTTCGGCTATCTACTTCCCATCATTCATGGCGCAACCAGTAATCGGTTCGATCAACATGGGGGTTATCGCTGGATTTGCCCAGTTTGCCACCACCTTCCTGATCACCTGGATTTACATCCGCTACGCAAATAAGAACATTGAACCGCAGGCTGCGGCTATTCGTGAGGCAATGGAAGGGTAACGGTAATACTCATGACTGAAACAATTTTCGCTTCCGCTACCACCCAGTCCGGGAACCCGATTCTTAATATCGCGGTATTCCTGGTATTTATCGTTGCCACGATGGCGGTGGTGCTTCGGGCCGGTAAAACTACCAAAGATGCTTCAGACTTTTACACCGGT
The nucleotide sequence above comes from Corynebacterium mustelae. Encoded proteins:
- the fkpA gene encoding FKBP-type peptidyl-prolyl cis-trans isomerase FkpA, translating into MEKPVIEKPTGPAPEDLVITDLIEGDGPEAMPNGLVEVHYVGVDFETGQEFDSSWDRGQTIEFPLANLIAGWQEGIPGMKVGGRRQLIIPPEAAYGPEGVNHPLAGHTLVFVIDLISVG
- a CDS encoding carboxyl transferase domain-containing protein, which gives rise to MTRISAQQLISEILDADSFISWDKPPHYGNISEDYLAALAKAREKSGVDEAVVTGEGTVFGTRVAFVLSEFAFLGGSIGAATARRIIDAIHRATEEKLPLLISPSSGGTRMQEGTPAFALMVSITTAVYRHKDAHLPFLVYLRNPTTGGVMASWGSAGHFTFAEPNALLGFLGPRVVELTTGRPIPDGVQTGENLAAKGVIDGVISPQQLRSSMQKINNVLLSPPAIAEPTVHVPVSAALPLRAWDAITATRRHDRPGLQQLLTALGAEQVIALSGTGDGRTSPTIKVVLTRIGGRPVVIIGQDRHNQPPLAETEMGPAALRFARRGIALAHQLQIPLISIIDTTGAELSQAAEEAGMAGSIARTLGELVDVDVPTVSVILGQGCGGGALAMLPADKVLAAANGWLSPLPPEGASAIIYRDTTHAPQMMQDQGVSAQALLESGIIDDIIPEAPDAADEPMEFIQRVIEHITHALWELENNPKRVGREQRFRHYERLADALIAD
- a CDS encoding aldo/keto reductase, which translates into the protein MAVKNIPSFTLNDGTEMPAIGFGTWKITGPEAVGIVRSAIELGYRHIDTAAIYGNEVEVGKAINDAIAAGDVTRDELFITSKLWHDHHGEGLVQTAFQKSLADLGLDYLDCYMVHWPWPQGGKYVESFAAIAKIQGLGQLQSVAVANFNAEQLSDIHRETGVVPVLNQIELHPGFSQAQMRSAHEELGIITEAWSPLARGDVLENPVIVEIAHHRGKTPGQVVLRWLYQLGVSTVPKSANPDRQAENLALFDWELGEEEIAALTALDESDIAGRMYADPAEFPGELG
- a CDS encoding enoyl-CoA hydratase, which translates into the protein MEGSVIVTEPGNNEELLVETTGRVRVITLNRPEKRNALNADICRKIAVVVHEAAHGSSDTSRAILIRGNGKAFCAGADLGPTDAQAEATGGVYGGGFHEALHTMLRAIVNSPIPVIADIQGPAVGAGTQLSLACDLRVAGVSAWFGVPAAALGFALDSWTINRAKDLLGGSVARNMLIAHQRVTADQAAVVGFVTKIGDSQTALSFAEEVASLAPLAMKQLKGVLNERDGSYNLDAQQQELYDACWASEDAAEAKVARREKRAPIFRGR
- a CDS encoding DUF485 domain-containing protein, whose product is MSAAQAPQRRQPTAQEFRDMQASPQFVELKRTYRSFTFPMSVAFFVWYVAYVISAIYFPSFMAQPVIGSINMGVIAGFAQFATTFLITWIYIRYANKNIEPQAAAIREAMEG